One region of Mus musculus strain C57BL/6J chromosome 3, GRCm38.p6 C57BL/6J genomic DNA includes:
- the Cers2 gene encoding ceramide synthase 2 isoform X1 yields the protein MLQTLYDYFWWERLWLPVNLTWADLEDKDGRVYAKASDLYITLPLALLFLVIRYFFELYVATPLAALLNVKEKTRLRAPPNATLEHFYQTSGKQPKQVEVDLLSRQSGLSGRQVERWFRRRRNQDRPSLLKKFREASWRFTYYLIAFVAGMAVTVDKPWFYDLRKVWEGYPIQSIIPSQYWYYMIELSFYWSLLFSIASDVKRKDFKEQIIHHVATIILLCFSWFANYVRAGTLIMALHDASDYLLESAKMFNYAGWKNTCNNLFIVFAIVFIITRLVIMPFWILHCTMIYPLELYPAFFGYYFFNFMMAVLQMLHIFWAYFILRMAHKFITGKLIEDERSDREETESSEGEETAAGAGAKSRLLANGHPILNNNHPKND from the exons atgctccAGACCTTGTATGACTACTTCTGGTGGGAACGACTATGGCTGCCTGTGAACTTAACCTGGGCTGATCTAGAAGACAAAGATGGACGTGTCTATGCCAAAGCCTCAGATCTCTACATCACACTCCCCCTGGCCCTGCTCTTTCTCGTCATTCGATACTTCTTTGAGCT TTATGTGGCAACACCCCTGGCTGCCCTCCTGAATGTTAAGGAGAAAACCCGACTGCGGGCACCTCCCAATGCCACCTTGGAACATTTCTACCAGACCAGCGGCAAGCAGCCCAAGCAG GTGGAGGTAGACCTTTTGTCACGGCAGAGTGGGCTCTCTGGACGCCAGGTAGAACGCTGGTTCCGCCGCCGCCGCAACCAGGACAGGCCCAGTCTTCTCAAAAAGTTCCGAGAAGCCAG CTGGAGATTCACGTATTACCTAATTGCCTTTGTTGCTGGCATggctgtcactgtggat AAACCCTGGTTCTATGACTTAAGGAAAGTTTGGGAGGGATATCCCATACAG AGCATCATCCCTTCTCAGTATTGGTACTACATGATTGAACTTTCCTTCTACTGGTCCCTGCTCTTCAGCATTGCCTCTGATGTCAAGCGAAAG GATTTTAAGGAACAGATCATCCACCATGTGGCCACTAtcattctcctctgcttctcctggTTTGCCAATTACGTCCGGGCAGGGACCCTCATCATGGCTCTGCATGACGCTTCTGACTACCTGCTGGAG tctgCCAAGATGTTTAACTACGCGGGATGGAAGAACACCTGCAACAACCTCTTCATTGTGTTCGCCATCGTTTTCATCATCACTCGGCTGGTTATCATGCCTTTCTG GATCCTACACTGCACGATGATATACCCACTGGAGCTCTACCCTGCCTTCTTTGGCTATTATTTCTTCAATTTTATGATGGCAGTGCTACAGATGCTCCATATCTTCTGGGCCTACTTCATTCTGCGTATGGCCCACAAGTTCATAACTGGAAAG CTGATAGAAGATGAACGCAGTgacagagaagaaacagagagTTCAGAGGGGGAGGAGACTGCAGCTGGGGCAGGAGCAAAGAGCCGGCTCCTAGCTAATGGCCACCCCATCCTCAATAACAATCATCCTAAGAATGACTGA